Part of the Lolium rigidum isolate FL_2022 chromosome 6, APGP_CSIRO_Lrig_0.1, whole genome shotgun sequence genome, TCTCGATTCCGACTTTGCTCGAGTTCCTGACATCCTCGTCCTTCACAGCTTCCTCCCACAGCTCAGGCAACGCTTCCTTCACGTTGTGGATGCTCTCCAGGGCATGGTCAGCGCCTTCAATTCTTTTAGAAGTTCCAATCTGACACATTGATAAATTCAACGCATTCACATTAGCAACTCAAATCATTATATAGTACAATATTGCGCAACATTAACCGGGGGTGAGATTTCACCAGGACAGTGTGCATTCCAATTTGCTTCCCAGCCTGGATGTTCCTGATGCTGTCATCGAAAAATATCTGGTAGGTGTTTTCGTAGTGAGTCAGTACACCATAGAACAGACATAAGGTACCCATGAATGATGAAAAAAGAGTAATTTGGGGGCTTACAGTTGTGCGAGGATTGATGTTGGCAAGCTTGAGGGCATGCAGCATTGCGTCTATGGACGGTTTGCATAGGATCGACGACTTTGGGAGCTCAACCCCAGGCTGGGGATCAGCCAGGTGCTTCATGAAGTCGAAGACTTTGACTTCATTGGCTGGGATGGTAGCAGGTGATGTTGGGTTCAGTGTCTCAAAGCACAAGACGCCTTCGAAGCAGTCCTCGATTCCGAGCCTCTTTAGGGCCCTCGAGGCATGGAGCCTATCACCGTTTGTGAACACCTGGTAGCACAGTTACATCATCATGAATTAACATTCTACTACTTGGGTTCTGATATAAGATTTTAAGGTGGCGATACATACAACTTTGCGGATGGGCAAGCTTAGGAGCATGTTCCTGAGTACGGGGTCAGGCTTGAGTTTTTCGTACGCCAGCCTTCCATGAACAAAGCTGCAAAACAAATGAGTTCATCAAGAACATGACATTCCATTTTTTATTCTCTCCAAACTTACTGACCAGAACAAGTAACAAGTAGCAGCAAGTTAAGAGAGAAGCAGTGGGTACCTGTGAAAATCATCGTAATCGAATTGGTAGCCGACAgcctacatcaaaggatcacaagaAACATGGTTTAGTCTCTGAATAAAAATGAGAGAACTAGGCTTTACTGTGGATGATACAAATCAGGTGCATCAAGAAACATTGTTATTAAGGCTAGAAACAAACAAAATGACCAATCTTTATCATGGGATTCAGAACACACGCACCCTCAAGCCGGCCATGGTGGTTCCGTACTGCTTGTAGAGGAGGATGCAGAGCTCCAGGCTGATGCTCTTCTCGATGCCGAGCTTCTCGACCATATATTCTGGAGCAGACAATGAAAACAACAGCGTGAGGTCACGAAAACGGTACAGAAACCAAAATCAGTCATCTGTTGATGCAAGCTGGATTTTCTTTTTCAGTGAAGCCACATGTTGGATACTATGTGTACCTTGGATGTTCTTCATGACGTCGACCCCGATGCCAGAGCTCACCGGGTACAGGGTATCATCCAGGTCTGAAAAACAGAGCATAGTATAGGTAGATGAGATACCACGACACAAGATGTGGTGAAACTAAAATGAGAAATCGGGCGAGAAATGGGTGGCATAATGCGTGCGTACCGAAGAGGAGGCAGTCGCAGTTGGGCCGCTGGTCCTCGCTGTACTTGCCGCTGCCCTGGTGACCCATTTGGATGAATCTGCAACCGCAAGAAGAGATTCGTCACACAACAAAACCAATCCCCAATCAATCAATCCAGGCGATGCGAACGAACGAACATAGATACTACTGTAGAAGAGAACACCACAGGCTTTAGATCTAAGAAATGAGTATTCCGCGTGACGCTACATTACAGGCCCAACACACGCAGTGGCCGGGGAGGGGAGGGGATTGGAGTGGATAAAATGAGCAGCACGTACCAGATTGCAGAGTGAGGAAGGGGCCGGACGAGATGAACCGTCGAGGAGGAGAGGAATGGCGGATCGGGGAGAGGTTTCCGTGTGAAGGCGTACGTATTTATGGACCGGAGGAGGGGgggcgtcggcggcgtcggcgTGGGAAGAGACGAGGAAAGGAGAAAGAGAATGGGAGGTGGCGTTGGAAACGGAAAAGAGAAACCGTTCCGTCGGCGTCCAGTGTTTACGATACGCAGCACAGTATTTTTtttattgtttatttatttattatttcaACTTATAATATAACTGGTAAAAATAAAAACGCTCGAAATTATGAGGAAGTCCATTTTGGCTCGTATGTTTAGATGCACTCACTGCTTAAAAACATATACCAAAATGTCTAAAATCTCAAAAATAAAATCAGGGTGTAAGTCCAGACATTCTACGTTCATaccccaattttttttaaaaaaaaattatatattgTGACCTGGTTTcaagagagtggattttgtatatAATTTCGGTTCTCCAAAATAGCTACTTAAAAATATTTTAATTTGGTTTTTTACACAAatcatataatatgtcttttttCCATCAAACTTTGTGTGCCGACATAGAATGTCCGGATATACGCAAGGAAATATTTATTTCTTTAATTTTAAAATACATTCCTAATATATTTTTTCCTAATGAGTGCATCTCCacttatgagccaaaacaccatgtatgtccaaaactatgTCACTAATAAAAACAAATAAATGAGAAATGCCACTCCCTTCCCATCATGTTACTCCGCAACGTTGTGTTTAATTATTCTTTTAGAGTGTACAGTGTAAGATGTTGAAAAAGAAGTAAGCCTACCTCACTTAAGTTAGGAAAGCCCGATGTATAACTCAGCCACCTAGCTTTAAGTTCTCAGGAACATACATTTAGGTTCTTATTATTTCGAGTGAACTCCACTTTTTACCCTTTATTTTGGTttttgtgacactaattaccccgTCGAGTGAGAAATCGCGTAGATTACCGTTTTTATAAGTTTTGGACCATAAACTTCTAATGGGTATTCATTCGGTAAGGTGTCAGGTGATGGCCGGGATCAAAAAATATCAAAACATTGACGATGAATGGAACACATGTGTAAAAGAATTCTGGACATAATCCTCGATGACGCCCTCCAATATTTACATATTTTATCCCGTCAGATAGACATGTCAGCATGTCCCATCTAACAATACCAAGCAAAATGCGAAACTAAGGTTAAACTGTATTCAAGGTCTCCTAAATGTTATATTTTGCTAAACGTTCTACTAAATAGgataatatgtgtcacaaatacATAATTATACGGTAAAAAGTGAAATTCACTCTATTATTTCATTTAGCAAATCACTACAGCGGCTTTCCtatcgtattcctttcaaaaatgaAAGGTGTCAAAATTCAACATAGTTCTGATAAATAATTTGATTAGAAATTAGGCAGATGTGGTTTTCTAGCTAGCGCTTGCAGTTAGC contains:
- the LOC124661917 gene encoding uncharacterized protein C24B11.05-like, which produces MGHQGSGKYSEDQRPNCDCLLFDLDDTLYPVSSGIGVDVMKNIQEYMVEKLGIEKSISLELCILLYKQYGTTMAGLRAVGYQFDYDDFHSFVHGRLAYEKLKPDPVLRNMLLSLPIRKVVFTNGDRLHASRALKRLGIEDCFEGVLCFETLNPTSPATIPANEVKVFDFMKHLADPQPGVELPKSSILCKPSIDAMLHALKLANINPRTTIFFDDSIRNIQAGKQIGMHTVLIGTSKRIEGADHALESIHNVKEALPELWEEAVKDEDVRNSSKVGIETSVIA